The Hippoglossus stenolepis isolate QCI-W04-F060 chromosome 11, HSTE1.2, whole genome shotgun sequence genome includes a window with the following:
- the LOC118117355 gene encoding myomegalin isoform X2 — protein MLDLKMKETCRICGRELCGNQRRWIFHPTPKLNLQVLLSHALGQELTRDGRGEFACSKCIFMLDRMYRFDTVIARVEALSIERLQRLLQEKHRLRQCIGGLYRKTNSEEGAVTVAGGNEVPGDGMVDISGLTHAKYCALLQDDLVYSLYESWADDNPDGQHHHHPQCPAGPGSEITVAGSQRCLPSTPRRCRGCSHWRVADSDYEAVCKVPRKLARSISCGPSTRYSASFIGVGGGGEKDLESVDDSEEHPSSLTLVPGSQDPSRTSDSDRTLAGRISSSPSVASLETAEEYLQPGAIIDGPLRSPKDPIDDQLFDSLSEEHMGAPHGQVSPGASLSPALCFLQSCTIYRPVRSSKGSKLPVLLRKSSSNGGMRLGFPDSVLGMSYGTPDRESYILTPTPELETPLIRLNQNFNLTDMEDILEDLYKEYPRPPPHQILVEEQQSQLNQYECAAGQCVNELQKAQLHVQSLQAKIHQSEANNMRLQENLKEMEFELRSLRQAAQSQERTIQDLSESMSTKDIEAQELYQMIEGQNATLCKLQEIVHRNQLTQRKVQEGASESLTLAHLQSDLVGVQSSLFSLGLELEASQRSLRQSQRQGDDLVSFKDRLNSDLQEALQHREVTEKHNQDLRCALQKTRCELQAKEAALKASEAERLTVVLEKERGLEQLKHCLKDKEQQLEDYSDMLDSTASSKSRDALLEKLKERIKDRDRALERSIDDKFRSVEEREAQVRGLQLALREKERDLERLSCILSNNEETITSLDGLVRGKELELEQAAEAYRNLQWLKQQSEEKERNTLREKETIINQLQAALQSRSQETQDLTAALVARVQAGPTEVVEELKARLALKEKLFQELLSDRSRQSNEHQARVQDLFNTLSSKDQYLQDYSYRMSLVINERSGQLQELRRQMLLREQELHELRRDKEREMGGEKEHLQSLLKEKEAFIKELMQGQEEAMQLSSKESEAEMKTLQEELQLVLRKEREAQEELSALSLSLAQQQVEGVATKDGSDPQCVLEQLVSEYNKLNDALRAEKRLYQNLMHMHTKSDSSSEARQALHTELDSVQALRGQLEEVLARTRNMALVLERAAKRQPDFGELSTEEEEEGDDEDGSSDEFSDSIEEDEDKVTAKSLSFIQASVTSHEAEAVTAGLVRASLSQRANLKQLEEEKKSLEVQLEEIKSQLERDGYTSVAQMRSAVQKLQEENQALKEGQAGALGLRTNTEESHRSQNWEEEEEEDEEEDIEEDIEEEEEEEEDEEKGTSSVLVGKRGPPCVNVSEEQGKRRCTRPCSLDLGTLTSHHYTHQEVEPDGDRSEVGALWQDIDEGPGEQTARLRSDLALSHHENRELQERLMVSEATVHAQAEQLKDYRDLLTETSVQQANKQVQVDLQDLGYETCGRSENEAEREDTSSPEFDDLEMCTSLSHPQDYDGAGSSWLSGNCSSNRGTYEMGDEASVQHLVLDLRSQLTRCHKVIRGLQLRVRSLSATSDYASSLERTPRKVNWAFEKSPAPSGAEEDEGWMSDPQGIRSGPKPSRELQELMERVTSLEAQLKSSRLEGKGQAEEKCATWPGKYNSLIQAQARELSHLRQRTREGQGVCHILTQHLGDTTKAFEELLRANDIDYYMGQSFREQLAQSSALAQRVVTKISGRDRADSHDDKAGHELLALRLSKELQQKDKIIESLHTKLQERPETPSSCHALSETTDQSDRTSLASDECRTNEDLELCSDLDSREYQVEHRLQQPAHGSEPDVRPSFPPPHGLLKSSSSCPNMHCYAPLSLTRQTSRALFSEPVSPFFPVPPGPDIWGKEITSDPWPRALSVIAVRPELDKLYKRMNEQNRGFALPHDKTLFPPFNNHNQHDLSSYSLLSHHAFQQHQLGGIPEGHPLKSDSGPVSGGTLWDMENMAQQVGSFPGSSGHQPGSSHTGVTLIEEHLREVRCLRQRLEESIRTNERLRQQLEERLASSGRDGGAPTNIYIQGLDTVAQLSNEIRVLKQENLGLQSRLQASTDTCEEVVQLREAVFTARARLKQAELEAEQWKEELRRLQTHSQEQGQQIHTLRQERQDSQERTNRLQHEVCLLQQQLCESRELIHSLQSELQVYDRVCSTTKASKGYLCELQGLPVELGELLGEVRSLRAQLQTSVQENSALKQLELHKQLEQKLGAGSPRIPSLSALTASPQRENFYRRQLLHDPAPSPPVRDIGLFNCGSPGPPYSDLDDSHSTANDTLDPHSELEGEAPDGSFANRNGRHAIGHVDDFSALQQQVLEGRSLVQRMETTLQACLGPPLLESNEKQSGDLVLDYGYVKSLLSNTRTLRQILEESLSLLKMFWRAALPSTDSSVQNLKKEQCMHEEILSLRLRMSEQEEVLKGTVQRLRSTSRTKENMEHFIVNQLSRTRDVLKKARTNLEKNELRLSSLSSSSSSPYAAEDPGGAARVWRADRGFLKASGATMATAILRPATRKRSSECLL, from the exons ATGCTCGATCTCAAGATGAAGGAGACGTGTCGCATTTGTGGCCGGGAGCTCTGCGGCAACCAGAGGCGATGGATCTTCCACCCCACCCCCAAGCTCAACCTCCAGGTGCTGCTGTCCCATGCCCTGGGGCAAGAGCTGACCCGGGACGGCAGAGGGGAGTTTGCCTGTTCTAAGTGCATCTTCATGCTGGACCGCATGTACCGCTTTGATACGGTCATCGCCCGTGTGGAGGCCCTGTCCATCGAAAGGTTGCAGCGgctcctgcaggagaaacaccGGCTGAGGCAGTGCATCGGTGGACTGTACCGGAAAACTAACTCAGAAGAGGGAGCAGTTACAGTTGCTGGAGGTAATGAAGTGCCAGGTGATGGCATGGTGGACATTTCGGGTCTCACTCATGCAAAGTACTGTGCCCTGCTCCAGGACGACCTGGTCTACTCTTTGTACGAGTCCTGGGCTGACGACAACCCAGACGGTCAACATCACCACCACCCACAGTGTCCTGCAGGACCAGGGTCAGAGATTACAGTTGCAGGCTCACAGCGCTGTTTGCCCAGCACTCCCAGGAGGTGTCGAGGATGTTCCCACTGGCGGGTGGCAGACTCTGACTATGAAGCCGTTTGTAAGGTGCCCAGGAAGTTGGCAAGGAGCATTTCATGTGGGCCATCAACCAGATATTCAGCCAGTTTTATCGGAGtaggaggtggtggagaaaaAGACCTAGAAAGTGTTGACGATTCAGAAGAACAcccttcctctctcactctggtCCCCGGTTCTCAGGACCCCTCGAGGACATCAGACAGTGATCGAACCCTGGCCGGACGTATCAGCTCCAGCCCCTCTGTAGCATCTTTGGAGACGGCTGAGGAATACCTGCAGCCTGGGGCCATAATAGATGGTCCTCTGAGGTCCCCCAAGGACCCCATAGATGACCAGTTATTTGACTCCCTCTCTGAGGAGCACATGGGAGCCCCACATGGTCAAGTCTCACCCGGGGCCAGCCTCTCTCCGGCCCTCTGTTTTCTGCAGAGCTGTACCATCTACCGGCCAGTCCGGAGCTCTAAGGGAAGCAAGCTGCCAGTGCTCCTCCGGAAGAGCTCCAGTAATGGAGGCATGAGGCTGGGATTCCCTGATTCTGTCCTCGGAATGTCGTATGGAACTCCAGACAGAGAAAGTTACATCCTGACGCCAACACCTGAGCTGGAGACCCCTCTGATCAGACTGAATCAGAACTTCAACCTGACTGACATGGAGGATATATTAGAAGATCTGTACAAAGAGTATCCTCGCCCACCTCCACACCAG ATTCTTGTTGAGGAGCAGCAAAGCCAGCTGAACCAGTATGAGTGTGCGGCCGGTCAGTGTGTCAACGAGCTGCAGAAGGCCCAGCTCCACGTTCAGTCTCTGCAGGCCAAGATCCACCAGAGCGAGGCCAACAATATG aggctgcaggagaatcTGAAAGAGATGGAGTTTGAGCTGCGTTCCCTTCGCCAGGCGGCTCAGAGTCAAGAAAGAACCATCCAGGACCTCTCTGAGTCAATGAGCACAAAAGAcattgag GCTCAGGAGCTGTATCAGATGATTGAAGGGCAGAACGCCACCCTGTGCAAGCTGCAAGAAATAGTCCACCGCAACCAGCTCACTCAACGCAAG GTTCAGGAGGGGGCCAGCGAGTCCTTGACCCTCGCCCATCTGCAGAGTGACCTGGTGGGGGTGCAGAGCTCCCTGTTCTCCCTCGGTCTGGAACTGGAGGCCAGCCAGAGGAGTCTGAGACAGAGCCAACGGCAAGGAGACGACTTAGTGAGTTTCAAGGACAGACTAAACTCTGATCTGCAGGAGGCGCTGCAGCACCGGGAGGTCACCGAAAAACACAAccag GACCTGCGCTGTGCCCTCCAGAAAACTCGCTGTGAGCTTCAGGCTAAAGAAGCAGCTCTGAAGGCGAGCGAAGCAGAGAGACTCACTGTGGtgctggaaaaagaaagaggccTCGAACAGCTCAAACACTGCCTGAAGGACAAGGAGCAACAGTTggag gACTACTCAGACATGTTGGATTCAACGGCAAGCTCCAAATCAAGAGATGCTCTGCTGGAGAAACTAAAAGAGCGTattaaagacagagacagagctctggag CGCTCCATTGATGACAAGTTCCGCAGTGTGGAGGAGCGCGAGGCCCAGGTGAGGGGGCTGCAGCTGGCTCTCAGGGAGAAGGAGCGAGACTTGGAGAGACTGAGCTGCATCCTGTCCAACAACGAAGAGACCATCACG AGTCTGGACGGTTTGGTGCGAGGCaaagagctggagctggagcaggcgGCCGAGGCCTACAGGAACCTCCAGTGGCTGAagcagcagagtgaggagaaggagagaaacactCTGAGAGAAAAGGAGACCATCATCAACCAGCTGCAGGCGGCCCTGCAGAGCCGCAGCCAGGAGactcag gATCTGACAGCCGCCCTCGTTGCCCGAGTGCAGGCCGGTCCCACTGAGGttgtggaggagctgaaggctCGGCTGGCGCTCAAAGAGAAACTGTTCcaggagctgctgtcagaccGCAGCCGCCAGTCGAATGAACACCAAGCACGGGTCCAGGATCTGTTCAACACGCTGAGCTCCAAAGACCAGTATCTGCAG gATTACTCCTACAGAATGTCCTTAGTGATTAATGAGCGGAGCGGCCAGCTGCAGGAGCTACGCAGACAGATGTTGCTACGAGAGCAGGAGCTGCACGAGCTGAGGCGGGAcaaggagagggagatgggaggagagaaggagcacCTGCAGAGTCTGCTCAAAGAGAAGGAAGCCTTTATCAAG GAGCTGATGCAGGGTCAGGAAGAGGCAATGCAGCTGTCTTCTAAAGAGAGTGAGGCAGAGATGAAGACCctccaggaggagctgcagctggtcctgaggaaggagagagaggctcaG GAGGAGCTCTCTGCTCTGAGTTTGTCTTTAGCTCAGCAGCAAGTCGAAGGAGTGGCCACAAAAGACGGCTCTGATCCCCAA TGTGTGCTGGAGCAGCTTGTGTCAGAGTACAACAAGCTGAATGATGCCCTGAGGGCAGAGAAGAGATTATACCAAAAtctcatgcacatgcacaccaAGAGTGACAG CAGCTCAGAGGCGAGGCAGGCCCTCCACACTGAGCTCGACTCGGTTCAGGCGCTGCGTGGACAGCTGGAGGAAGTGCTGGCCAGGACCCGGAACATGGCGTTGGTGCTGGAAAGGGCGGCCAAGCGGCAGCCCGACTTTGGAG AGctcagcacagaggaggaggaggaaggagacgaTGAAGATGGCAGCAGTGACGAGTTCTCGGACAGCatagaggaggatgaggataaAGTGACGGCGAAAAGTTTGTCCTTCATTCAGGCTTCTGTGACGTCTCATGAAGCCGAGGCTGTGACTGCAGGGCTGGTGAGGGCTTCACTGTCCCAGAGAGCTAATCTAAAGCAGCTCGAGGAGGAAAAGAAGTCACTTGAAGTCCAGCTCGAGGAAATAAAGTCACAGCTGGAGAGGGATGGATACACATCTGTGGCCCAGATGAG GAGTGCAGTGCAGAAACTGCAGGAGGAGAACCAGGCTTTGAAAGAAGGACAAGCTGGAGCCCTGGGactgaggacaaacacagaggagagtcACAGGAGCCAGAActgggaagaagaggaagaggaggacgaagaggaggacaTTGAGGAGGAcattgaggaggaggaggaggaggaggaagatgaagagaaggGAACATCTTCGGTGCTGGTTGGGAAGCGAGGTCCTCCGTGTGTTAATGTGAGTGAGGAGCAGGGGAAGAGGCGCTGCACCAGGCCATGCTCCCTGGACCTCGGCACGCTGACGTCCCATCATTACACACACCAG GAGGTGGAGCCTGATGGCGACAGGAGCGAGGTGGGAGCGCTCTGGCAGGATATAGACGAGGGTCCCGGCGAGCAGACGGCCCGCCTGCGCTCGGACCTGGCTCTGAGCCACCACGAgaacagagagctgcaggagagactGATGGTGTCTGAGGCCACGGTCCACGCTCAGGCGGAGCAGCTGAAGGACTACAGAGATCTGCTCA ccgaGACGTCGGTGCAGCAAGCCAATAAACAGGTGCAGGTGGATCTTCAGGATCTGGGTTATGAGACGTGTGGCCGCAGTGAGAACGAAGCTGAAAGAGAAGACACCAGCAGCCCTG AGTTTGACGATCTGGAGATGTGCACGTCACTGTCCCATCCTCAGGACTATGATGGTGCAGGCAGCAGCTGGTTAAGTGGTaactgcagcagtaacagaGGAACTTATGAAATGGGGGATGAGGCCTCTGTCCAACATCTGGTCCTGGATCTGCGCTCACAGCTGACCCGCTGCCATAAAGTGATCCGTGGGCTGCAGCTGCGTGTCCGCTCCCTGTCTGCCACCAGCGACTACGCTTCCAGTCTGGAACGTACCCCACGAAAG GTAAACTGGGCCTTTGAGAAGTCACCAGCCCCCAGCGGTGCGGAGGAGGATGAGGGCTGGATGTCTGACCCCCAAGGGATCCGCTCAGGGCCCAAACCCAGCAGGGAGCTACAGGAGCTGATGGAACGAGTCACGTCACTGGAGGCACAACTGAAGAGCTCCAGACTGGAGGGGAAAGGCCAAGCAGAAGAGAAATGTGCCACCTGGCCTGG GAAGTACAACTCTCTGATCCAGGCTCAAGCTCGTGAGCTGTCCCACCTGAGGCAGAGGACGAGAGAGGGGCAGGGGGTCTGCCATATCCTCACCCAGCACCTGGGTGACACCACTAAG GCCTTCGAGGAGCTGCTGCGAGCGAACGATATTGATTACTACATGGGTCAGAGCTTCAGAGAGCAGCTGGCACAGAGCTCTGCCCTGGCACAAAGAGTGGTCACCAAGATCAGCGGAC GCGACCGAGCAGACAGCCATGATGACAAAGCGGGCCATGAGCTGCTCGCCCTGAG GCTGAgtaaagagctgcagcagaaagataAAATCATTGAGTCGCTTCACACCAAGCTGCAGGAGCGTCCGGAGACCCCGTCCAGCTGCCACGCCCTCTCCGAGACCACCGACCAATCAGACAGGACCTCCTTGGCGTCCGACGAGTGCAGGACCAATGAGGACTTGGAGCTGTGCTCGGATTTAGACAGCAGAGAGTATCAGGTGGAGCACCGGCTGCAGCAGCCAGCACACGGATCCGAACCAGATG TCCGTCcatctttccctcctcctcatgGCCTTCTCAAGTCCTCCAGCAGCTGTCCCAACATGCATTGCTATGCCCCTCTGTCTTTGACCAGGCAGACCTCCAGAG CTCTTTTCAGTGAACCTGTTTCCCCCTTCTTCCCTGTCCCCCCTGGCCCTGACATCTGGGGTAAGGAAATCACTTCTGACCCCTGGCCAAGGGCCCTGTCTGTGATCGCTGTTCGCCCAGAGCTGGACAAGCTTTACAAACGGATGAATGAGCAGAACAGGG GCTTTGCACTTCCCCATGACAAGACCCTGTTCCCCCCCttcaacaaccacaaccagcaCGACCTCTCCAGCTACAGCCTGCTTTCCCATCATGCCTTTCAACAGCACCAGCTGGGTGGCATCCCTGAAGGCCACCCTCTTAAATCTGACTCAGGTCCAGTGTCCGGCGGGACTTTGTGGGACATGGAGAACATGGCTCAGCAAGTTGGAAGCTTCCCTGGATCATCTGGGCACCAGCCAGGCAGCAGCCACACAG GGGTGACTTTGATAGAGGAGCACCTGCGGGAGGTGAGGTGTCTCCGCCAGCGTCTGGAAGAGTCCATCAGGACAAACGAGAGGCTGCGCCAGCAGCTGGAAGAGAGACTGGCCAGCAGCGGGCGAGATGGAG GGGCACCAACAAACATCTACATTCAGGGACTGGATACAGTCGCTCAACTGTCCAACGAGATCAGAGTCCTGAAGCAAGAAAACCTGGGTCTCCAGTCACGCCTGCAGGCCAGCACAG ACACGTGTGAGGAGGTTGTGCAGTTGCGGGAGGCCGTGTTTACCGCACGGGCCCGTCTGAAGCAGGCGGAGCTGGAGGCCGAGCAGTGGAAGGAGGAGCTGAGACGCCTTCAGACTCACAGTCAGGAGCAGGGacagcagatacacacactgaggcaggaGCGACAGGACAGTCAGGAGAGAACCAACAG GCTCCAGCATGAGGTttgtctcctgcagcagcagctatgTGAGAGCAGGGAGCTCATCCACTCACTGCAGAGTGAACTGCAAGTTTACGATCGAGTGTGTTCCACCACAAAGGCCAGCAAAG GCTACCTGTGTGAGCTCCAAGGTCTGCCAGTGGAGCTGGGGGAGCTGCTGGGGGAGGTGAGGAGTCTGCGGGCCCAGCTGCAAACCAGCGTCCAGGAGAACAGCGCCCTCAAACAACTAGAGCTCCACaagcagctggagcagaagcTGGGTGCCGGCTCCCCTCGgatcccctccctctctgccctcaCTGCCAGCCCTCAGAGAGAAAACTTCTACAGACGTCAGCTGCTGCACG ACCCAGCTCCATCTCCACCAGTCAGGGACATTGGTCTGTTTAACTGTGGATCGCCCGGTCCTCCCTACTCAGACCTGGACGACAGCCATAGCACTGCTAATG ATACTCTGGACCCTCACTCTGAGCTCGAGGGGGAGGCCCCCGACGGATCATTTGCCAACCGAAACGGCCGCCACGCCATCGGTCATGTGGATGACTtcagtgctctgcagcagcaagtCCTCGAGGGTCGGAGCCTCGTCCAGCGCATGGAGACGACCCTGCAGGCCTGCCTGGGCCCGCCGCTGCTGGAGAGCAACGAGAAACAGAGCGGTGATCTG GTTCTGGACTATGGATATGTGAAGAGTCTGCTGTCCAACACCAGGACGCTGAGGCAGATCCTGGAGGAGTCGTTGTCTCTGCTGAAGATGTTCTGGAGAGCGGCTCTGCCCAGCACTGATTCCTCCGTCCAAAACCTCAAGAAG gagcaGTGTATGCACGAAGAGATCTTGTCCTTGAGACTGCGGATgtcggagcaggaggaggttcTAAAGGGGACGGTTCAGAGACTGAGGAGCACCAGCCGCACCAAGGAAAACATGGAGCACTTCATAGTAAATCAGT TGTCGAGGACTCGAGATGTGCTGAAGAAAGCAAGGACAAATTTAGAG AAGAATGAGCTGAGACTTTCCTCTCtaagctcctcctcttcctctccttatGCTG CTGAGGACCCAGGAGGTGCTGCCAGAGTATGGCGTGCTGATCGCGGTTTCCTGAAGGCCAGCGGAGCCACAATGGCCACAGCCATTCTGCGTCCAGCGACTAGAAAGCGCAGCAGCGAATGCCTGCTTTAG